A region from the Bacteroidota bacterium genome encodes:
- a CDS encoding NADP-dependent isocitrate dehydrogenase — protein MPYVTTESGKKLITVIPGDGVGPECIESALRILEAVGAPIAWEVREAGASVFRRGLESGVPPETIESIRKTRVVLKGPLETPVGYGEKSANVTLRKLFETYANVRPVREFPNVPTPYSGRGIDLVVVRENVEDLYAGIEHMQTPGVAQTLKLISRKGSEKIVRFAFELARAEGRKRVHCATKSNIMKLAEGMLKRVFEEVAAEYPDIEAHHIIVDNCAHQLVKRPEQFEVIVTTNMNGDILSDLTSALVGGLGFAPSANIGNEVAIFEAVHGSAPKYAGQNVINPTAVILSMVMMLRYLEEFEAAATIENAVLYTLEEGKVRTGDVVGYDKGAKTTEYTEAIIANLGRRPRTARVREYRSIRLPQVPADPVSVRPRTRRVVGVDVFVETELLPEPLGQLLEQVLEGSPFRLKMISNRGTKVYPPTGAITDVVDHYRCRFLLRDGSQEVTDSQILELLGRIGGRLRWMHLEKLQEFDGSPAFTKAQGED, from the coding sequence ATGCCGTATGTCACCACAGAATCCGGCAAGAAGCTCATTACCGTCATACCGGGCGACGGCGTCGGGCCCGAATGCATAGAGTCCGCTTTGCGCATCCTCGAGGCCGTCGGTGCTCCGATCGCCTGGGAGGTGCGCGAAGCGGGGGCGAGCGTATTCCGTAGGGGCCTGGAGTCCGGCGTGCCGCCTGAGACCATCGAGTCCATCCGCAAAACGCGCGTTGTGCTCAAAGGGCCCTTGGAGACGCCTGTCGGATACGGGGAGAAAAGCGCCAACGTGACGTTGCGCAAGCTCTTTGAGACGTACGCCAACGTGCGCCCTGTGCGGGAGTTTCCCAACGTGCCAACCCCGTACAGCGGCCGGGGCATCGACCTAGTGGTCGTGCGCGAAAACGTAGAAGACCTCTACGCGGGCATCGAGCACATGCAGACCCCGGGGGTGGCGCAGACGCTAAAACTCATCTCCCGCAAGGGTTCGGAGAAGATCGTCCGCTTTGCCTTCGAACTCGCCCGTGCCGAGGGGCGCAAGCGCGTGCACTGCGCCACCAAGTCGAACATCATGAAACTCGCCGAGGGGATGCTCAAGCGCGTCTTCGAAGAGGTCGCGGCCGAGTATCCGGACATCGAGGCGCATCACATCATCGTGGACAATTGCGCGCATCAGCTCGTAAAGCGTCCGGAGCAGTTCGAGGTCATCGTGACCACGAACATGAATGGGGACATCCTTTCGGATCTAACCTCCGCCCTGGTCGGCGGATTGGGCTTTGCCCCCTCGGCCAACATCGGTAATGAGGTTGCCATCTTCGAGGCCGTACACGGCTCAGCGCCCAAGTACGCGGGGCAGAACGTGATCAACCCGACGGCCGTGATCCTGTCTATGGTCATGATGCTGCGCTACCTGGAGGAGTTCGAGGCCGCCGCGACGATCGAAAACGCCGTCCTGTACACGCTCGAGGAGGGCAAAGTGCGCACGGGAGACGTGGTGGGCTACGATAAGGGGGCGAAAACGACCGAGTACACCGAGGCCATCATCGCCAACTTGGGCAGGCGGCCCCGCACGGCCCGCGTCCGAGAGTACCGGTCCATTCGGCTGCCCCAAGTCCCGGCCGATCCCGTGTCCGTGCGGCCCCGCACGCGCCGCGTCGTGGGCGTGGACGTGTTCGTGGAGACGGAGCTGTTGCCCGAGCCCCTGGGACAGCTCTTGGAGCAAGTGCTCGAAGGCTCGCCCTTCCGACTCAAGATGATATCCAACCGCGGCACCAAGGTCTATCCCCCCACGGGAGCCATCACGGACGTGGTGGACCACTACCGATGCCGGTTTCTGTTGCGCGACGGCTCCCAAGAGGTCACCGACTCGCAGATTCTGGAGCTTTTGGGGCGCATCGGCGGCCGGCTTCGCTGGATGCACCTGGAAAAACTACAGGAATTCGACGGTTCGCCTGCCTTCACCAAGGCGCAGGGAGAGGATTAA
- a CDS encoding acyl-CoA carboxylase subunit beta: MLQAIAERIRQGGGQRAIDREHARGKLTARERIQRLIDPGTWFMELGLWAGYGMYEDEGGCPAGGTIVGIGRVCGRLCVIVANDATVKAGAWFPITAKKNLRAQEIAMENRLPIIYLVDSAGVYLPMQDEVFPDKEHFGRIFRNNAIMSSMGIPQIAAIMGPCVAGGAYLPIMSDEALIVDGTGSVFLAGPYLVKAAIGEEVDVETLGGATTHSEISGVTDYRVSNDEACIAQIRRLIDKLGPFPRAGLNRTEPRPPRYAPEEIEGLLPKDPAQPYDMYQVLARILDDSELEEYKAGYGKTIICGYGRIDGWAVGIVANQRAIVRNRKGEMQIGGVIYSDSADKAARFILNCNQKRVPIVFFQDVTGFMVGTRAEHGGIIKDGAKMVNAVANSTVPKFTVIVGNSFGAGNYAMCGRAYDPRLIFAWPTAQIAVMGGAQAAKTLLQIQVSKLERQGRLLSEAERAELLRQIQERYEQQMQPTYAAARLWVDELISPAQTRQYLSLGVEMADHNPEMPRFNPGVIQT, translated from the coding sequence ATGCTGCAGGCGATCGCAGAACGCATCCGTCAAGGCGGCGGACAGAGGGCTATCGACCGCGAGCATGCCCGAGGCAAGCTCACGGCTCGAGAGCGCATCCAACGCCTTATCGATCCGGGCACCTGGTTTATGGAGCTGGGCCTGTGGGCGGGATACGGCATGTACGAGGATGAGGGCGGCTGCCCAGCGGGCGGCACCATCGTGGGGATCGGGCGCGTTTGCGGGCGTCTTTGCGTGATCGTGGCCAACGACGCCACCGTGAAGGCCGGGGCCTGGTTTCCGATCACGGCCAAAAAAAACCTGCGCGCCCAAGAGATCGCCATGGAAAACCGGCTGCCCATCATTTATCTGGTGGACTCCGCGGGCGTGTACCTGCCCATGCAGGATGAGGTTTTTCCCGATAAGGAGCACTTTGGGCGCATCTTCCGCAACAACGCCATTATGTCCAGCATGGGTATCCCGCAGATCGCGGCCATCATGGGGCCCTGCGTGGCCGGAGGGGCGTATCTGCCGATCATGAGCGACGAGGCCCTGATCGTAGACGGCACCGGCAGCGTCTTTTTAGCCGGACCGTATTTGGTAAAAGCCGCCATCGGAGAGGAGGTCGACGTCGAAACCCTGGGAGGCGCCACAACGCACTCCGAGATCAGCGGGGTAACGGACTACAGGGTGTCCAATGACGAGGCCTGCATCGCGCAGATCCGACGTCTCATCGACAAGCTAGGCCCCTTCCCTCGAGCGGGCCTCAATAGGACCGAGCCCCGACCCCCCCGGTACGCGCCCGAGGAGATCGAGGGGCTTTTGCCTAAGGACCCCGCCCAGCCATACGATATGTACCAGGTGCTGGCCCGCATTTTGGATGACTCGGAGCTGGAGGAGTACAAAGCCGGATACGGCAAGACGATCATCTGCGGATACGGCCGCATTGACGGATGGGCCGTGGGGATCGTGGCCAACCAGCGCGCGATCGTGCGCAACCGAAAGGGCGAAATGCAGATCGGCGGGGTGATCTACTCGGATTCGGCCGATAAGGCGGCCCGCTTCATTTTAAACTGCAACCAGAAGCGCGTCCCGATTGTGTTCTTTCAGGATGTGACGGGCTTTATGGTTGGAACGCGCGCCGAACATGGGGGCATCATCAAGGACGGGGCCAAGATGGTCAACGCCGTGGCCAACTCGACCGTGCCCAAGTTCACGGTTATCGTGGGCAACTCCTTCGGCGCTGGCAACTACGCCATGTGCGGAAGGGCTTACGATCCCAGGCTTATTTTCGCCTGGCCCACGGCGCAGATCGCCGTCATGGGAGGGGCGCAGGCGGCCAAGACGCTGCTGCAAATTCAGGTCTCCAAGCTGGAGCGGCAAGGACGCCTGTTAAGCGAGGCCGAGCGGGCGGAGCTGCTGCGTCAGATTCAGGAGCGCTACGAGCAGCAGATGCAGCCCACGTACGCGGCGGCGCGACTATGGGTAGATGAGCTGATCTCGCCAGCCCAAACCCGCCAGTACCTGTCGCTCGGCGTCGAAATGGCCGATCACAATCCGGAGATGCCGCGCTTTAATCCCGGGGTGATCCAAACTTAA
- a CDS encoding NUDIX domain-containing protein: MAQVVLRVVDVYVYRIPDSEPEYLLLKRAPDRPYAGTWRMIGGKIREGESAWRAALRELAEETALEPRRFWSVPSVNAFYEWAEDRLNLIPVFAAEVAPEARVRLSSEHVDARWFRLEEAVRLLVWPEQRRLIRLVHELFATGGAPEELFEIPLALALG; this comes from the coding sequence ATGGCGCAAGTTGTGCTGCGCGTAGTGGACGTGTACGTATACCGGATTCCGGATTCCGAACCGGAATACCTGCTGCTCAAGCGGGCCCCTGATCGTCCGTATGCAGGCACCTGGCGCATGATCGGAGGCAAGATCCGGGAGGGCGAATCCGCATGGCGCGCAGCGCTTCGGGAGCTAGCTGAGGAGACGGCTCTAGAGCCACGCCGGTTCTGGAGCGTGCCCTCGGTGAACGCCTTCTACGAATGGGCTGAAGATCGGCTGAATCTTATCCCCGTATTCGCCGCTGAGGTGGCCCCCGAAGCCCGCGTGCGGCTCTCTTCGGAGCATGTCGACGCCCGCTGGTTTCGGCTTGAGGAGGCCGTGCGGCTCTTGGTATGGCCCGAACAGCGTCGGCTCATCCGGCTTGTTCACGAGCTCTTTGCCACCGGAGGGGCTCCAGAGGAGCTCTTCGAAATCCCCCTGGCCCTGGCCCTGGGCTGA
- a CDS encoding 6-carboxytetrahydropterin synthase: MPRWRLYTEFTIEAAHSLPQYEGPCRRVHGHTYRVRIVAESDRLHPSRYLPTPDMVCDFRELRWAKADVEAGGLDHAYLNDILEAPPTAERIAEYLHRETKKRLPTGVKLTVTVWETPTSWCEYTDEES; the protein is encoded by the coding sequence ATGCCCCGTTGGCGTCTCTATACAGAGTTCACCATAGAGGCCGCTCACAGCTTGCCGCAATACGAGGGGCCCTGTCGGCGGGTGCATGGGCATACGTATCGGGTGCGCATCGTGGCCGAGTCGGACCGCCTGCACCCGAGCCGATACCTGCCCACGCCGGACATGGTATGCGACTTTCGCGAGCTGCGCTGGGCCAAAGCCGACGTTGAGGCCGGAGGTCTGGATCACGCCTATCTGAACGATATCCTAGAGGCCCCGCCCACGGCGGAGCGGATCGCCGAGTACTTGCATCGGGAGACGAAAAAACGTCTGCCTACGGGCGTTAAGCTCACGGTCACCGTTTGGGAGACGCCCACCAGCTGGTGCGAATACACCGATGAGGAGTCTTGA
- a CDS encoding 7-carboxy-7-deazaguanine synthase QueE, translating to MRSLEAPDLLEPALALEVRYSVVEHFYSLQGEGAWTGHAAYFIRLAGCDVGCWWCDTKASWDASAHPTASVSELVEAAQRAPTPIVVLTGGEPLMHDLGPLTRALRASGKRVHLETSGAYPLSGHVDWLTLSPKKRKPPVPEIYPHVRELKVVVVNASDFRWAEAHAARCPEGTLLFLQPEWGSPHMIEPILRYIQAHPRWRLSLQVHKYLNIP from the coding sequence ATGAGGAGTCTTGAAGCGCCCGATCTTCTGGAGCCCGCCTTGGCATTAGAGGTCCGCTACTCTGTGGTGGAGCATTTTTACTCCCTTCAGGGGGAGGGCGCTTGGACGGGGCATGCGGCCTACTTTATTCGGCTGGCGGGCTGCGACGTGGGCTGCTGGTGGTGCGATACAAAGGCCTCCTGGGATGCGTCAGCGCATCCGACCGCGTCGGTCTCGGAACTGGTGGAGGCCGCCCAGAGGGCACCTACTCCGATTGTGGTGCTTACGGGCGGGGAGCCGCTCATGCACGATCTGGGCCCGCTTACACGCGCGCTGCGGGCCTCCGGAAAGCGCGTGCATCTGGAGACAAGCGGGGCTTATCCGCTTTCCGGTCACGTCGACTGGTTGACGCTCTCCCCCAAGAAGCGCAAGCCCCCTGTGCCGGAGATTTATCCACATGTGCGCGAACTCAAGGTGGTGGTGGTGAACGCAAGCGATTTTCGATGGGCCGAGGCCCATGCGGCCCGCTGTCCAGAGGGGACGCTGCTGTTTTTGCAGCCCGAGTGGGGCTCTCCGCACATGATCGAGCCGATCCTGCGCTATATCCAAGCCCACCCCCGGTGGCGTCTGAGCCTGCAAGTGCACAAGTATCTGAACATCCCATAA
- a CDS encoding acyl transferase gives MIWPKPELQEAAERFWARFTDPEADFEGLALEAFRLQAQENPVYRAYLNALGVRPNLITSWRQIPPLPVEAFRHAPVCIGPPERAQAVFQSSGTTASGRSRHYVQDLRFYDRSALTHFAQAVGSGPLVLAAWLPGYAERPDASLLYMVRRLIEAFGRQGSGFAYPSLDRLRGAIEEADRSGSLFVLFGAAFGLLELLETHGPVPLPPKSLVIETGGMKGRRRELERGELHELLARGFGLARQQVLSEYGMTELLSQAYSRGGEVFYPPSWMRFRVVSPEDPLGPELPEGEPGALVLVDLANYWSVCAIQTQDLAVRRAEGFEVIGRLEGAPLRGCNLLLERDL, from the coding sequence GTGATCTGGCCCAAACCTGAGCTGCAAGAGGCGGCCGAGCGCTTTTGGGCTCGCTTTACTGACCCGGAGGCCGACTTCGAGGGTCTGGCCCTGGAGGCGTTTCGCCTGCAGGCCCAGGAAAACCCTGTGTACCGAGCGTATCTGAACGCCTTGGGGGTGCGGCCCAACCTCATCACCAGCTGGCGGCAAATCCCGCCCCTTCCTGTGGAAGCTTTTCGTCATGCTCCCGTCTGCATAGGCCCACCTGAGCGGGCCCAAGCGGTCTTCCAGAGTAGCGGCACCACCGCATCCGGTCGCAGCCGGCACTACGTGCAAGATCTGCGCTTCTACGATCGCTCCGCTTTGACGCACTTCGCTCAAGCCGTGGGCTCAGGACCCCTGGTGCTCGCCGCCTGGCTTCCCGGCTACGCGGAGCGCCCCGATGCCTCGTTGCTGTACATGGTCCGGCGCCTCATAGAGGCCTTCGGCCGGCAGGGCTCCGGCTTTGCGTATCCGAGCCTGGATCGACTCCGAGGCGCCATCGAGGAAGCCGACCGCAGCGGGAGTTTGTTCGTGCTCTTCGGGGCGGCCTTTGGGCTGCTGGAGCTTTTGGAAACCCATGGGCCCGTTCCCCTTCCCCCCAAGAGCCTTGTTATCGAGACCGGCGGTATGAAGGGCCGCAGGCGGGAGCTGGAGCGAGGCGAGCTGCACGAGCTACTGGCCCGAGGTTTCGGGCTTGCGCGCCAGCAGGTGCTCTCTGAGTACGGCATGACGGAGCTGCTCAGCCAGGCTTATAGCCGCGGCGGGGAGGTCTTCTATCCTCCCAGCTGGATGCGCTTTCGGGTTGTCAGCCCCGAAGATCCCCTTGGTCCGGAGCTGCCCGAGGGCGAACCCGGAGCCCTGGTGCTGGTGGACCTGGCCAATTACTGGAGCGTATGCGCGATCCAGACCCAGGACCTGGCCGTGCGCCGGGCTGAGGGCTTCGAGGTGATCGGGCGCTTAGAGGGCGCCCCCCTGCGAGGCTGTAACCTGTTGTTGGAGCGCGACCTGTGA
- a CDS encoding DUF547 domain-containing protein yields MRRRALSWCALLVLGGFAQPGAAQGAHQVWDRLLRLYVRSDGAVDYEAFRADTALLRRYLDRLDRFSLSRASTAQRAAYWINFWNAATVYAVLLDAPRRSVLEGHGLLGLHIPGWRSFWDAPRFKRLGRPISLRSIYDSLRALERDPRWLFALYRPARGGPPLRPEAYRAERLEEQLEDQVRLFLRRYNRIPDSPRTIRLSRLFEWHAGLFARQAGSVQRWLAPYFEGSVAARLAYDGYRIRYLPYDWSLDQPTSRRVSHDAARRRSGPRL; encoded by the coding sequence ATGCGGAGGAGAGCGCTAAGCTGGTGTGCCCTGCTGGTCTTGGGAGGCTTCGCTCAGCCCGGGGCGGCTCAGGGGGCGCACCAGGTCTGGGATCGGCTGCTTAGGCTTTACGTGCGCTCCGATGGAGCGGTGGATTACGAGGCCTTCCGAGCCGATACGGCCCTCCTGCGTCGCTACCTGGATCGGCTAGATCGCTTCTCCTTAAGTCGGGCCTCAACCGCGCAGCGGGCGGCCTATTGGATCAACTTCTGGAATGCGGCCACGGTTTACGCCGTGCTTTTGGATGCGCCCCGACGGTCAGTGCTGGAAGGCCACGGCCTACTGGGGTTGCACATACCCGGGTGGCGCTCCTTTTGGGATGCGCCCCGATTCAAGCGGCTGGGGCGACCCATATCCCTTCGGTCCATCTACGATAGCTTGCGGGCCCTAGAGCGGGATCCGCGCTGGCTGTTTGCCCTGTATCGACCCGCCCGGGGAGGGCCGCCCCTCAGGCCCGAAGCCTATCGGGCTGAGCGCCTAGAGGAGCAGCTGGAGGACCAGGTGCGGCTTTTTTTGCGCCGCTACAACCGCATCCCGGATTCGCCCCGCACGATTCGGCTCTCGCGCCTTTTCGAATGGCACGCGGGGCTCTTCGCCCGGCAGGCGGGGTCCGTACAGCGCTGGCTTGCGCCGTATTTTGAGGGTTCTGTCGCCGCTCGACTGGCTTACGACGGCTACCGGATTCGCTACCTGCCTTACGATTGGAGTCTAGACCAACCCACCAGCCGGAGGGTTTCACATGACGCTGCGCGTAGGAGATCAGGCCCCCGACTTTGA
- the bcp gene encoding thioredoxin-dependent thiol peroxidase, producing MTLRVGDQAPDFEAYDQHGRPVRLSDFRGRKVVLYFYPKDGTPGCTQEACSLRDHHEELLRRGLVVIGVSPDGVESHRRFAEKHGLPFLLLSDPEGKIAQQYGVWGERSLYGRTFIGVRRTTFLIDEEGRIAHIFQKVRTSAHAEQILAVLP from the coding sequence ATGACGCTGCGCGTAGGAGATCAGGCCCCCGACTTTGAGGCCTATGATCAGCACGGCCGCCCGGTGCGGCTGTCGGACTTTCGGGGCCGTAAAGTGGTTCTGTATTTCTACCCCAAGGACGGCACCCCGGGCTGCACCCAGGAGGCCTGCAGCCTGCGAGATCACCACGAGGAGCTTTTGCGCCGAGGCCTTGTGGTAATCGGGGTAAGCCCCGACGGGGTGGAAAGCCATCGCCGCTTTGCCGAAAAGCACGGGCTTCCCTTTTTGCTCTTATCTGATCCCGAAGGGAAAATCGCGCAACAGTACGGCGTCTGGGGGGAACGCTCCTTATATGGGCGCACGTTCATAGGGGTGCGGCGCACCACGTTCCTGATCGATGAGGAGGGCCGCATAGCGCACATCTTTCAGAAGGTGCGCACAAGTGCGCACGCCGAGCAGATCCTGGCCGTTTTGCCATGA
- a CDS encoding 4'-phosphopantetheinyl transferase superfamily protein: MNAERLGPAWVLWMPLEEASAGWGELSERERLLCGAIRHPDRARQFWAGRCVVRRLWSWLGGRDSIEVLADADGRPVLVCAGDALQEWTLSIAHTKGLVVAALRRGGSVGVDVEADRPVPLELMRRIADEAEAAIARRWAPEAPALAVWVLKEAGLKALGSGLRRSPRKLRLLEEAGALFLHGYGVRLKALLRRLPDRFWLALSWD, translated from the coding sequence ATGAACGCCGAGCGCCTGGGCCCCGCGTGGGTGCTGTGGATGCCCCTTGAGGAGGCCTCCGCGGGGTGGGGGGAGCTCTCGGAGCGCGAGCGTTTGCTATGCGGCGCGATCCGGCATCCGGATCGCGCCCGACAGTTCTGGGCCGGCCGATGCGTGGTGCGTCGGCTTTGGAGCTGGCTGGGCGGCCGCGATTCCATCGAGGTACTGGCGGATGCCGACGGGCGTCCGGTGCTTGTCTGCGCAGGCGATGCCCTTCAAGAATGGACCCTGAGCATCGCGCACACAAAGGGGCTTGTGGTGGCGGCCCTGCGTCGGGGCGGCTCGGTGGGCGTAGATGTGGAGGCCGACCGACCGGTGCCCCTTGAGCTGATGCGGCGGATCGCAGACGAAGCCGAGGCGGCGATTGCGCGCCGGTGGGCCCCCGAGGCGCCGGCTTTGGCCGTTTGGGTTCTGAAAGAGGCCGGTCTTAAGGCGCTCGGATCGGGTCTGCGCCGATCTCCGCGCAAGCTGCGCCTGCTTGAGGAAGCAGGCGCGCTTTTTCTGCACGGCTACGGGGTGCGCTTAAAGGCCCTGTTGCGGCGCCTGCCGGATCGATTTTGGTTGGCGCTGTCCTGGGATTAG
- a CDS encoding ribonuclease H-like domain-containing protein — protein MRASVTYIAWDLETCPLPESHLSDRHLERLRLEMRRHGQRAPELDADALRRRAASLHPLLGWIVCISVIRAPDDPEAPNEPRSYLAPQPELERAMLEAFWADLERFPADMPIQWITFNGKRFDAPFLLARTLYHGLRPTRADLLTRHRYRNRPHCDLWALFADASVNVDLEDLCALLGLPSPKAYGQGESVEELLRTEGIEAVRRYCEADVRATLACFARIRRLYPSFVEGGE, from the coding sequence GTGCGAGCTTCGGTGACCTACATCGCCTGGGATCTTGAGACGTGTCCGCTTCCTGAGTCCCATCTCTCCGATCGTCATCTGGAGCGCCTGCGGCTTGAGATGCGCCGACACGGCCAGCGGGCTCCGGAGCTGGATGCAGACGCGTTGCGGCGCAGGGCGGCCAGCTTACATCCGCTGCTAGGTTGGATCGTGTGCATTTCGGTTATCCGCGCCCCTGATGACCCCGAAGCCCCCAACGAGCCGCGTTCGTATCTGGCCCCTCAGCCGGAGCTGGAGCGGGCGATGCTAGAGGCCTTCTGGGCGGATTTGGAGCGTTTTCCGGCGGATATGCCGATCCAATGGATCACGTTCAACGGCAAGCGTTTTGACGCGCCGTTTCTGCTGGCCCGTACCCTCTATCACGGCCTCAGGCCCACGCGGGCCGATCTGCTCACGAGGCACCGATACCGAAATCGCCCTCATTGCGACCTTTGGGCGCTGTTTGCGGATGCGTCCGTAAACGTAGACCTGGAGGATCTCTGCGCGCTTCTGGGCCTGCCTAGCCCCAAGGCCTATGGGCAGGGCGAGTCCGTCGAGGAGCTGCTGCGCACCGAGGGGATCGAGGCCGTACGGCGTTACTGCGAGGCCGACGTGCGGGCCACGCTGGCCTGCTTTGCTCGCATCCGGCGTTTGTACCCGAGCTTTGTGGAGGGCGGTGAGTAG